The sequence below is a genomic window from Citricoccus muralis.
TTCACGGTGAGGCTGCGAACCTCGGGCATCGAGGTCTTGAAGGTGGTGGGGTAGCCGAAATCGGTGAAGTCCAGCACCTTCTGCGCCCCGGCGTCGTGGTAGTGCATGGGATCATTACCGGCCCCGGTCCCGGTGATCTTGCCCGCGGCGACCCGACGGTCCGAGGCGGTAAGACCGTTCACCAGGCAGGCGGCCGCCGTGGACTTCCCGGAGTTCATCGAGGTACCCAGCACCGCGATCACCTTGGGCCGCGAGACGCGCAGGCGCTCCAGTGCGGCGGCGTCGTCGAAGTGCAATGGGGCTGAACGCGCCACGTTGACCACACCGTGCTCATCGGCCAGCAGACCCAGCGGCTCGATCAGCGTGGGCTCTTCCATATCGGCGTGGGATTCGGTGACCAGTCCGGCAATTCCACCGGCGGCGACCAGGTGGCAGGGCTGCAGCGAGTCCGGCACGTGTGCCAGGAACTGGTCGGCGGCGTAGCGGTGACCGTAGGCCAGCATGATGATCGAGTTCTCGAATAGGATGGCTTTACGCGACTCCATGGTTTCCACGCGCTTGTGGTTACCGATCTCGACCACGCGGGCCACCACGACGTCGCCGGTCATCGGCCGCATCCCATTGCCGGAGAGCAGATGGAAGGCATCGGGGCGGGCTGCCAGATCAGCCGCGGCGAAGCGGGTGGTGTAGGAACCCTGGACCCGGGCCGGCACGGGATGGCGGACGATCGACAGCTGGTTCAGCGGGGAAGCCGAGCGGAGCAATTCCTCGGCGCTCAGCGGGGCGGGGAGGGAAGCGATGGAGGAAGTCAGAGAAGCAGTCATGGCGGGTCCTTTCGGGTCAGACCGAGGGGTGCGGTGTCAAGAAGTAGAAGACCACGTCAAGATGACGAGCCCGTGAGATGTGCATGAGAATCCGATGAGGGCAGGTCCCACGGGAAGAACGACAGGTACGCCACCCCTGAGGTGTTGTAGGAAAATTTGATGCCCATCATCCGGCGAATGCCCCAGTGCATTCCCCAGGCGCCGACGGCAAAAAGTTGCCCCAGGCGAGGGTGCGCCAGCGCCGCGGGGGCCCCGAGTTCCACGGCCAGGGATACCGCCGCAAGCACTCCAAACGGGGTACCCGAGGACTCCAAATGCCGTGCGGTTTCCGGGGGAGTGGAACCGAAGACTTCTTTGCGGAGCGCATCGGCGGCAATCTGATCCCGCAGCGTATCTCCGGACGCCCACTTCCAACCGCGGGGGGAGCGGACCTTGGCCACGCCCGAAATGAGGTAGATCGCACAGGTTGCCACATTCATGGCTGGCGCCACCGCACCGTAGGAGCGTCCGCTGCGTTCGGGCAGTAGTTCGCCGTCGCGCAGCAGGGAATCCACCGAGAGCGAATCCGCCGAACGGGTCACGCCTAGCACGCTCTGATGCAGCAGCATCATGTTGTCGTGATGGAAGATCATGCCCCAGGAGTTGCGGTAGGTCAGGGTCCACCACTGCAGGGCGGCGTTGGCGGGGCCGGTGATGCGGTGGGCCACCCCGGCCGTCGCAAGCACATTAGTGACCAGCGACAGATCCAACACGGCATCGGCAACGCGCGGAGGCAACGGGCGTTTCAACACGGAGACGACGCCGACCGGTTTGAAACGCTTCGGGTCCTGGCGGTGCAGGCTTCGGAACATTTTCCGACGGCGCACCTGCTGGGCCACCGAGTAGGCGCCCACGCCCACACGCAGCACCGCCGGACGCGAGGCATCGGCGATGGGTCGCAACAGAGAAATCATGGTGTTCAGCATCAGCGGTCCTTCATCGAGGTATCGGAATCGGGGCGAGCGAGTATGCCGGGGGAGCACAGCGTGGCCGTGCCTCCGGGGGCACAGCGTGCGTGGACGTTCTCGGCGAAGGGACGGCGGTCACCGGCGAAATAATCGGAGAAGATGAAGCGGCTGCGCACCACCAGAACCTCGGAAATCTCCTCCGGGTTGCAGTAGCGGTGCAGCGCATCCGCGTAGTTCTGGGCGACCGTGTCGGCATGGCCTTGACGTACCGCGCGAGCCACCTGCTTGCGTACCTGGTTCAGGCCACCGGTGCCGTAGAGCCGGTAGGAGAGGTTAATGCGCTCGCCGTCGGCCGTCTCACCCACCACATGGGGGACGACGATGCGCCCGGCTCGATCGGCCGAGAACATCGGATAGGTGGAGATCGGAAATGAATCGTGCTTGATTTTGTCGCGCTGGACCTTCTTCTGCGGACCCACGTAGTGGCGCAGCGGCGATAGCAGTGCGGCGGCGAACGCGGCGGTGGCCAATAGTCCCGCCACATCCGAACGCTGTGGAGCGGTGGATGCAGCGGGGCCCGGTGGAGGCGTGAGGAACGGTGTCATGAGGCTCGGCTTCCGGTGGTGAGTGGACCGACGGCGTCCCAGCGCCGTCAGGCTAATGTGCACATCCTGACCCTGACGGATGAGAAACATGTGAACATCAGATGAGATGGTGGTGAGAAGAACCGGGGGAGTGGCGTTGATGTGAACTACGCGGGGCGCTGGGGCCGGTGATACTTTTGTAGGCGACAAGACCACCGTCCGAGATGTTAAAGAGGTAGTTCCGAATGGCAAATCCCGGTACTCATGCGGCCGCTGACGCATCAGCGCAGCACTCGTCGCAGCGCGGACGCGTGCGTGTGACGGATCAGACGCGGTCCAGCTCCATGCTCGATCTGACCGCCACGGGCCTGCGACTGGTGCCGAAACAGCTTAAGGACGAGTCCGCGCTGGCCGTCAACCACATCAAGTCCAAGGGCATGGGTCTCGGCGTCGGCATCGGCCTGGCCGTGCTGGGGCTGTTCCTGCTGGCTATCGTGCTGATCGCGCTGGTCGTGGCCCTCATCGGTGCGTTCGCCGACACCGGAAACCTCTGGTTCTGGTCGCTGATGGTCGCCGCTGGCGCTCTGGTGATCAGCCTGATCTTCATCGGCATTGGAGCACTCATCCTCAAGGGCCAGATGCCGCTGGTGCCCCAGGAGACTATCCGCGGATTTAAGCATGACCTGGGCTACCTCGCCGAGGGCAACGCCTTCGACCCGGTGGAATTCGACCGCCTCGAGGCCGAGAAGGCCGAGCGCAAGAAGCAGGAGAAGCTGCGCGAGAAGGAACTCACCAAGCAGGCCCGCAAGGAAGAGAAGGCCGCCCGTAAGCGCGGTGAGGCGCCCACCACGGTGGCCTCCATCAAGCCTTCTTCCGAGGAACTGCGCCACCGCGCTGAACTGCGCCGTCGTCACTTGGGTGATATCCGCTCGGGCCTTGAAGAGAAGACAGACGTCAAGGCCCAGTTCGCTGCCTTCACTGCGGCCGCTACCGGTCGTCGTCGAGAGGACGCCGGCACCTCGCCGGTCTCGCCCTACACCGGGGCGGTTCGCGCCGGTGAAAAGGTGGGCGACGCCAGCGACTACGTGAAGGACCGTTGGCAGCCGATCGCACTGCTCGGAGCGTCGTCCACCGCCCTGGCGGTATTCTTGAAGAAGCTCACAGACAAGAAGTGAGTCGCCGCCCGCTCGTCGACTCACACCACCCCTCGGGAGTGACGGGATGAAGCTGATTGGCGCCGGCACCAGAACCGATATCGACTACCGGGTATCGGACCGATGGCTCACCGCGCCGAACATCATCACCCTGGTGCGGTTCTGTCTGGTTCCGCTCTTCGTCTGGCAGACCTTCACCGGTCAGTACCTGGGAGCCTTCATTACCCTGGCGGTATTGTTCAGCACCGACTGGGTGGACGGCTACGTCGCACGCCGGTTCAACCAGATTTCGACGGTCGGGAAATGGCTGGACCCGCTAGCCGACCGGATTTCGATTGTCGTCGTCGCCATCACCGTGGTGATCACCGGGGTGGCCCCCAGCTGGTTGGTTCTCACCCTGCTCATCCCGGATCTACTGCTCTTCGTGCTCAACGCCGTACTTTTCCTCGGTTCTCCGGAGCTGGAAGTCACTGCGCTGGGGAAGATCCGCACCGCGATGCTCATGGCCGGAATCCCTTTCCTGCTCTTGGCCCAGGTAGCGGACATGGATTCCACGTTCTGGCATGTGGTGGCCTATGTCTTCTTGATCCCGGGCTGCCTTGGGCACTGGGGTGCTGCGATCGACTACACGCTCCGCTCGTTGCGCAAGCACCGTGAGCTCCGCGCCGCCGGAATTAACCCGCGCGAACGACAGGCCTGGACCTTTAAACATCAGCAGGGCCGACCTGAAAACAGCATCGCCGCAGAAACCGGAGCATCATGATCATTTGGGCCGTGGTGGCCGCACTGCTTGGAGCGGTGTGCCTGGCGGTTGGCTCGGAACGACAATCATCGGGAGTTCGTAAATACGCCGGGGTGACGGTGCTGCGCCCCTTGGATTACTTCAAGCTGGTGCGACAGGGGCGCTGGCTGGTCGGTGGGTTGCTGTTGTTGCTGGGCATCGCGCTCAACGTTTATGCCTTGGCCACCGCGCCCCTGACGGTCGTGCAACCCATCGGCGCGGTCGCGGTGGTGATCACCACCGTGCTGCACGCTCGAATTGCTGCCCTGAAGTTGAACCGGTCCACCATCATTGCCATCGCCTGCTGTGTGGGTGGCTCGGCAGGGTTCGTCGCTCTCGCGATTGTGGCGACCCGGGAGAATCACCGCCCCCTCATGGACCAGGAGAACCTGACGAATTGGATCGCCATCGCAGTCATTTTCGTGTTCGCGATCACGGCGGCGATTCTTCGGTCTCACCCCTCGGCCTTCCTCTACATCATGGGCGCAGGTGTGCTGTTCGCCTTCGTCGCCGTCTCCACCCGATTGGCCATTCTGCACGTGCTCGATCGGGACGCCGGCGGATTCATGGGCATCCCGTGGCTACAGCTGGCGGTGCTGGTTACTGCCGCATTACTGGGTAGCTACTTCGTGCAGCGGGCGCATCAGCATGGTCCACCCGATCTGGTGGTAGCGGGTCTCACCGTGGTGGACCCGCTGGTCGCCGTCGTCATCGGAATCTTCGTGCTCGGCGAGTTGCAAGATGGGGTATCTCTCTTCGTGTTGGCTGGAATGGTCGTGGCTGCTGCCGTAGCATCGGGGGGAGTTCTGGTGTTGGCCAGGGACCACCCCGATGTGATCAAGCGCAAGGTCGAGTGGGACCAAGCGGCTCAACCCGAATCCCCGAAACAAACCGCGCCCTAGCTCGAGAAGGAGCAGCTCGACGTGACCGACGCTGACCGCGCACCCTTGAAGGTACTGATCGCGGCGGACACTTATCCTCCGCATGTCAACGGCGCGGCAACGTTCTGTCATCGGCTGGCCACCGCGTTGCACGCGCGCGGACATGAAGTCCACGTGGTCGCCCCCCGCAATGAATCCGGTCCGAACACGGTCGAGCACACCGATGTGGCCACGGTGCACCGGGTGCGGTCCGTACCTGCCCCCACGCACGAGTATTACCGACTGGTGAGTAAACGCGGCGCAGCCCGTGCCATCGGGCGGATTCTGGACGAAGTTCAACTCGATGTGGTGCACGTGCAGTGTCACTATATGATCGGCGAAGCTGCTATCAAACAAGCCACGAAGCGTCGTGTTCGCGTCATTTCGACCAACCACTTCATGCCGGAAAACCTTGAGCCGTTCTTGCCGTTTCCGCAGTGGTTCCTCAATATCGTCTCCCGCAGTTCTTGGCGCGACATGGGACGGCTCATGGGCCAGACCGCCGTGGTGACCACTCCCACCAAACTGGCCGCACGTACCATGATGGAAAACGCGGGGCTAGAGGATGTCCTGGCGGTGTCCAACGGCATTGATTCAGCAAAGTACGAACTGAAACCAGAGGAGAAGCTGATCAAGCATCAGCAGCCCACCGTATTGTTCGTCGGCCGGCTGGCGGTCGAGAAAAACATCGACGTCTTGTTGCGCGCTCTTCCGCTCACTGATCCTGATCTGCAGGTTCGTGCCGAAATCGTCGGCGACGGCGAACAGCGGGACGCCTTGCGCTCCCTTGCCGAGGAACTGGGTATCACCGACCGAGTCGCTTTCCGCGGCCACGTGACGGAAGCTGAGCTGCGTGAGGCGTACCTGTGCGCCGACGTGTTCTGTCAGCCCGGTACCGCCGAGTTGCAGTCGTTGGTGAGCTTGGAAGCAATGAGCGCCTCGAAGCCGGTGGTTCTTGCCGACGCGTTGGCCCTGCCACACCTGGTCGACAACGGCGAAAACGGGTACCTGTTCACCCCCGGCGACTCCGCAGATCTGGCACAGAAGCTGGAAGCGGTGCTCGGCGCCGACCCGGCTGTCCGTCAGTCCATGGGGGAGAAATCCCACGAGAAAGTACAGCAGCACGCAGAATCGAAAACCATCGACATCTTCGAGCGCATTTACCGTGGAGCTTCCGCCAATGAAATCCGCGCGTTGAACTGACAGTATGATGGACGGGTTGCCGTTTCGACGGCAGCGCAGGGGGCGTTAGCTCAGTTGGTCAGAGCAGAGGACTCATAATCCTTGGGTCGCGGGTTCAAGTCCCGCACGCCCTACCGCATGAATACAAGGGAGTCGCCTCATCAGAGGTGGCTCCCTTGGTGGTTTACCTGGAACGAAACCTGGAACAGGGTGAGGCAGATAGAGTTCTCGATGGAACCACCCGTGCTGGAGGAGAGGAGCCCGGTCCGTGATTCAGGGTCGATCGTTGCGACTATTCATGGATGCCCGATACACGCGAACGGACTTCCATGATGGAATTTCCCGGTACGGTGCCTCCCTCATCGAAGCCACTGCGAGGCGGGCCGATGTCACGATGATCATCCACGACGAGGCACAGTTGCCGATGCTTCCGGCCGGCGTGCCCTGGGTCAAAGTCTCTGCCCCGACCTCGGCCCGTGAGCCCATGGTCGCTCAGCAGTTAAACGCTTTTTCCCCCGATGTGGTTTTCTCCCCGATGCAGACCATGGGATCGGCCGGTCGACGCTTCGGCCTCATTCTGACTCTGCACGACCTGATCTACTACCAGCACCGCACCCCACCTCGAGACTTGCCCCTGCCGGTGCGTGGACTCTGGCGGCTCTACCACTTGGCATACTGGCCACAGCGGCTGCTATTGGACCGGGCCGACGACGTTGTTACCGTCTCCCGCACGACCCAGCGACTGATGCGACATCACCGTCTCACCCGTAGGCCGATCACCGTGGTCTCCAACGCGCCCCAGCCCACCGCCGAGCCACGCGAGCCCGACCGAACACCTGAGAAGTCACTGGTCTACATGGGCTCCTTCATGGATTACAAAAACGTGGAGTCTCTGATCGCAGCCATGCCGCACCTGTCCGGCTACCGGCTTCATCTCCTCTCCAGGATCACAGCGAATCGTGAATCTGAGCTCTTGGAACTGGCGGATGAGCTGGGTGTTGCCTCGGATGCGTTGGTGTTCCACCGCGGTACCAGCGAAGAAGAGTACCGGGACTTACTCCGTTCCTGCACCGCACTGGTCACGATGTCGCGTGCCGAAGGATTCGGGCTGCCGTTGGCCGAAGCGATGGCCGAAGGGACCCCGGTGATCGTCTCCGATCTCGAAATTTTCCGGGAGATCGGTGGCGAAGCCGGAGCAGCTCAATTCATCGAACTGGAAGAGCAACGTCAAGCCGGAGAAAAACTGGCCGCGGCGGTGCGACGCTGGGAAGATCCCACGGCCTTTGCCGATGCATCTCGGGCCGCTGTCGAACAGGCCTCCCTGTTTACGTGGGAGCGATCGGCCGAAGAACTACTGCGAGTCGCCGAATCTGTGGCGGCTCGTCGTTCACTCCGTCCACGCCGCCAATCCAACTGACGAGCACTTCACTTCGACGAGCCAGCTACTACCGGAACGGAGACCCCTGCAGCGGCCACAACACCGACGGTCCCGACCAGCCCAACAGCAGTCCAGGGTCGATGTAGCGATCACGCACGGTCGACCCGATTGTCCAACCGTCTGGGATGCGCACGCCCCAGTGCACGCACGACATCTCGCAGTGCTGTTCGCCGCTCAGCGAGCCGAGGACCTGTCCCCGCCGGACGACATCCCCGAAGCTTAACTCAGTAGCCACTGGCTCAAACGAGGACAACATCCCGTTGTCGTGCTCGATGGTCAACACCGGGCGATCGACCACCGTGCCCACAAAACGGACCGTACCACCGTCGGGTGCCACCACCTCCGAAGACGCGGACAGGTCGATTCCGCGATGGCCAGCACCCCACGGAGTCGATGGCCCGTGGAACTCGCGCACGACCGATGACGCGTTCGCCCCTTCTACGGGCGGCGTCCAGTTTGCGCCAGCGGTGCTTGTTGCTGGCACTGCATGACGAGCAGAAGTGATCGCATGACCGTGAGCGTCGAAGGCAGTCAGCGTGCCACACGCCAGTACGAGGGCAGTAACGGCGATCACCCATGTACCGTGAAATGTGGTGCGTGGTGATTCTAGTGGGGGAGCAGTCATAGTGACATCGTGATTCCCGATCCACGTCAGTGCCGCCGAGCAATCCGGCACATGTGGAAATGGGACGACTGGGACGGTCGTCGCAAGGGTTGTGGAGGAGACAGAGCCGTTCAAGACGGAGGCCAAGATGGGGTATGCTGGTGCGAGCAGCTCTGTGTCCAATCGTCGTGCCTCGGCGCGAAGAAACCATGGAGCTGACTACGCGCACAGCAAGTGAAGGGCAAACGCTCTTCGACGTGCGGCCATCGGTCCGCCGCGGACGTTTTCCGCATCGGTCATCGGCCGCAGAGTGGCAACCGCCATTGCTCTGCCAGGGGCAACCGTCACCAGAGGGTCCGCCAAACAACCGAGAAACTACGATAAGCAGTGTGCCACGCCCTGTGCACCGCGGTCTGCGGTGCCCGGCGTCTCGCCTGCACAGAAGGAGCGACATGCCAGTCGTGACAATGCGCCAGATGCTGGATTCCGGCGTCCATTTCGGCCACCAGACCCGTCGTTGGAACCCGAAGATGAAGCGCTTCATCTTCACCGAGCGCAACGGCATCTACATCATCGACCTGCAGCAGTCCCTGTCTTACGTGGACCGCGCCTACGAGTTCATCAAGGAGACCGTCGCTCACGGCGGTTCGATCCTGTTCGTCGGCACTAAGAAGCAGGCTCAGGAAGCCATCGCAGAGCAGGCTACTCGCGTGGGCATGCCCTACGTGAACCACCGCTGGCTCGGAGGTATGCTGACCAACTTCCAGACCGTTTCCAAGCGCGTGAACCGCATGAAGGAACTGGAAGCTATTGACTTCGAGGACGTCGCAGGTTCGCAGTACACCAAGAAGGAATTGCTGTTGCTGCACCGCGAACTGGAGAAGCTGCAGGCTAACCTCGGCGGTATCCGCAACATGACCCGCACGCCTTCGGCCGTGTGGATCGTGGACACCAAGAAGGAGCACCTGGCCGTCGACGAGGCGGAGAAGCTGGGTATCCCGATCGTCGCCATCCTCGACACTAACTGCGACCCGGACGAAGTCACCTACCCGATCCCGGGTAACGATGACGCTATTCGCTCCGTGTCCCTGCTGACCCGCGTGATCGCCGACGCTGTGGCCGATGGCCTCATCGCCCGCAACCAGGGCAAGTCCGGCGGACAGGGCACCACCGAAGAGCCCATGGCTGAGTGGGAGCGCGAGCTCCTCGAGCAGCACAACGAAGCTCAGGCACAGCAGTCCGCTGCTGAAGGCGAGACCGCAGAGGCTGCAGAGCAGTCCGAGCCGGCCGCCGAAGCCGAGAAGTCCGAGTAAGACCTCTACGATCACTGACCAACATCACTGCGGAGACCCCGCGTAACTGAAGGATGTGTTAACAGCAATGGCGAACTACACCGCTGCTGACATTAAGGCACTGCGTGAACGCACCGGTGCCGGCATGATGGACGTCAAGAAGGCTCTGGACGAGGCCAACGGTGATGCCGAGAAGGCCATCGAGATCATTCGCGTGAAGGGCCTCAAGGGCGCCACCAAGCGCGAAGGTCGTTCGGCCGCTGAAGGCCTCATCGCCGCGACCGTCGCCGATGGCGCCGGCGTGATGATCGAGATCAACTGCGAGACCGACTTCGTGGCCAAGGCCGACAAGTTCATCAACCTGGGCAACACCGTGCTCGAGGTCGCCGCCGCCTCCAAGGCTGCCGATGTCGACGCCCTGCTGGCTGCCGAGTACAACGGCCGCACCCTGGGTGACCACGTCACCGAAGAAGGCGCCCTGATGGGCGAGAAGGTCGTCGTGCGCCGCGTGGCTCGTGTGGAAGGCGCCTTCGTGGATGCCTACCTGCACAAGACCTCCAAGGACCTGCCGGCTCAGGTGGGCGTGCTCATGGCTGTGGATTCGGACTCCGCTGAAGCGCAGACCGCGGCTCACGACGTCGCCGTTCACATTGCTGCCATGGCCCCGACCTACCTGTCCCGCGACGAGGTTGCCGAGGACGTTGTGGCCAACGAACGCCGCATCGCCGAGGAGACCGCGCGCGCCGAGGGCAAGCCGGAGCAGGCCATGCAGAAGATCATCGAAGGACGCCTGACCGGCTTCTTCAAGGAGATCGTGCTGGAGGACCAGGGCTTCGCAAAGGACCCGAAGGTCTCCGTGGGCAAGGTCCTCGAGCAGGCCGGAACCAAGGGCGTGAAGTTCGCTCGCTTCCGCGTCGGTAGCTGATCCCAGTAGACTGCACCACAACGTCCGTCGTCGTCCATCGACGATGAACACCTGAAGGAGGGGGTGATCACCACATGGTGGTCACCCCCTTTTTCTCTGCCGAACCACGAATTCGGCGCCACACCCGTCCGCTTCTGCGCACCACCTCGCGCGCGTTCGATGTCTAGGAGACGCCCATGCCGGATCAGCATGCACCGGAAACATCCTCCACCCCGACCATCAATACTCCCGGCGGCCTTCAAGATGGCCCGGACGCCCAACAACGCTACAACTCCACCGCCCCGTCGGGACGCCGTCGGGTACTGCTGAAGCTCTCCGGTGAGGTCTTCGGCGGTGGCAAAGTCGGAATTGACCCAGCAACCGTGCGTTTCGTTGCCGAACAAATTGCCGCCGTGAAAAACACCATCGAGGTGGCGGTCGTCGTCGGTGGTGGCAACTTCTTCCGCGGCGCCGAACTGTCTGAGAACGGCATGGACCGTCGTCGCGCCGACTACATGGGCATGCTCGGCACAGTCATGAACTGCCTGGCCCTCCAGGACTTTTTGCTACAGGCCGGCGTCGACACCCGTGTGCAGTCGGCCATCTCGATGGAGCAGGTTGCGGAGCCTTACATTCCGCTGCGTGCGATTCGCCACATGCAGAAGAATCGCGTGGTCATTTTCGGTGCCGGCACGGGTCTGCCTTACTTCTCTACCGATACGGTGGCCGCGCAGCGCGCCCTAGAAATCGGTGCCGACGAGGTGCTGATGGCCAAGTCCGGGGTGGACGGCGTCTACACCGCAGACCCGAAGAGGGACCCCACGGCCGAGAAATACGACCGGCTCACCTACGACGATGCGCTGCTGAAGAACATCCGCGTCATGGATCTGACCGCCATGACCATGTGCAAGGACAACGACCTGCCGATGATGGTGTTCGGCATGGAAGGCGACGGCAACGTCACTCGAGCGCTGCGCGGTGAGCGCATCGGTACCACCGTCACTGTCTGACGCGGCGGCGAGCGCTGGCCCGCAATGCCCGCGCCGTAGCCTAGGATTGACAACAGACCCATCAACGTCGAAGGAGACATCGTGACCGCAGAGAATCTGGTCGAAGCCGAACAGCAGATGGAACGCACCCTGGAAGCCACGCGAGAAGATTTCGCCGGGGTCCGCACGGGCCGCGCCAACCCGGGGCTGTTCTCCAAGGTCATGGTCGATTACTACGGCACCTACACTCCGCTGCAGCAGCTGGCGTCCTTCACCACTCAGGATGCCCGCACGCTGATGATCGCCCCCTATGACGTCTCGGCGCTGCGCAACATCGAGAAGGCCCTGTCCGACTCCGAGGTCGGCGCTAACCCCTCCAACGACGGGAAAGTCATCCGCGTGGTGATGCCTGAGCTGACCGAGGAGCGCCGCAAGGAATACGTGAAGCTGGTGAAGACCAAGGCCGAGGATCACAAGGTCTCGGTGCGCAACACCCGCCGCAAGACCAAGGAAACCCTCGACAAGCTCGTTAAGGACGGAGAGATTGGCGAGGACGAAGGCGCACGCGCGGAAAAGGAGCTTGACGCTCTGACCCGCCGCTTCACCGACTCTATCGACGAGATGGCAAAGAACAAGGAACAGGAACTGATGGAGGTCTGATCTGTTCGCTTGCGAATAGATCTCTGACCTGGCCATTTGATATGTCAGACCCAGCAGACACCGCGACGTCGTCTCCTCGTGAGGAGACGACGTCGTCGTCACACCCCGAGACCGCATCTGGGCCGGTGATTACCGAGCTTGAAGGGTTTCCGGATCCCGTGCGTGATCCGGACACGGGAATGATCATCCCGCAGTCCCGTAAAGAACGCCGGGCGCTCGAGGCTGCCCAGGCGGCTGCCGCAGCGTCCTCGACCGTAGGGGAACCACCAGTACCACCAGAACAGCTACCGGCCGCAGTGGCGGCCGCGCCGCTGGTGAGCCGGATTCCGGGCACGGGCAGCGGGGCCGCCATTGATCCGCGCGGCGGACGCGCCGCTATCGGCATTGACCTCACGGACGAAGGCGCCCAGGCGGCACTGGACTCACCACTGGAGCTTCCGGCCGCGGAAGAACCGAAGAAATCCCGCGCGGGACGGAACCTTCCCGCCGCGATCATCACCGGCGTGATCCTGCTGGGCACTGCCATTGTAGGTTTGCTTT
It includes:
- the tsf gene encoding translation elongation factor Ts gives rise to the protein MANYTAADIKALRERTGAGMMDVKKALDEANGDAEKAIEIIRVKGLKGATKREGRSAAEGLIAATVADGAGVMIEINCETDFVAKADKFINLGNTVLEVAAASKAADVDALLAAEYNGRTLGDHVTEEGALMGEKVVVRRVARVEGAFVDAYLHKTSKDLPAQVGVLMAVDSDSAEAQTAAHDVAVHIAAMAPTYLSRDEVAEDVVANERRIAEETARAEGKPEQAMQKIIEGRLTGFFKEIVLEDQGFAKDPKVSVGKVLEQAGTKGVKFARFRVGS
- the pyrH gene encoding UMP kinase, encoding MPDQHAPETSSTPTINTPGGLQDGPDAQQRYNSTAPSGRRRVLLKLSGEVFGGGKVGIDPATVRFVAEQIAAVKNTIEVAVVVGGGNFFRGAELSENGMDRRRADYMGMLGTVMNCLALQDFLLQAGVDTRVQSAISMEQVAEPYIPLRAIRHMQKNRVVIFGAGTGLPYFSTDTVAAQRALEIGADEVLMAKSGVDGVYTADPKRDPTAEKYDRLTYDDALLKNIRVMDLTAMTMCKDNDLPMMVFGMEGDGNVTRALRGERIGTTVTV
- the frr gene encoding ribosome recycling factor, whose translation is MERTLEATREDFAGVRTGRANPGLFSKVMVDYYGTYTPLQQLASFTTQDARTLMIAPYDVSALRNIEKALSDSEVGANPSNDGKVIRVVMPELTEERRKEYVKLVKTKAEDHKVSVRNTRRKTKETLDKLVKDGEIGEDEGARAEKELDALTRRFTDSIDEMAKNKEQELMEV